The Longimicrobium sp. sequence TATCTCCGCCTGCACCCGTTCACGCTGGTCGCGGTGCGGCGTGTGGCCGCAGTCGGAGAGGACGAGGATCTCGGCGGGGCCGGCGAGTTGCCGCTCGATCGCCTCCACCTGTCGCATCGTCCCGTACTCGTCGTCCTCGCCCTGGATGACGAGGGTGGGGACGCGGATGAGGCCCAGGTACTCCTCGATGTTCCAGGCGCGGAACTCGGGGTCCAGCCACACGCGGTTCCATCCCCAGAACGCGCCTTCCGCGTTGTCACCTTGGTACTTGGCGAGGCGCCGCGGCAGGTCGGTGGTGCGGTACGTGTCCGCGATGCGGGCGATGCTCGCCAGCCCTTCCGGCTCGG is a genomic window containing:
- a CDS encoding alpha/beta hydrolase; its protein translation is EPEGLASIARIADTYRTTDLPRRLAKYQGDNAEGAFWGWNRVWLDPEFRAWNIEEYLGLIRVPTLVIQGEDDEYGTMRQVEAIERQLAGPAEILVLSDCGHTPHRDQRERVQAEIVRFVQAHVDARHG